The genomic segment GAATGTTTTTTGCTATATCATAAATACCTTTATAATATATTTCCCATCCTCTGTATGGATTCATAAGTCTGTTAGGCATTTCATAAGGCTCGAAGAAGTTTTCAGGCATTAAAGTATCTGATTTAAACTCTGTCTCTCTTGCCTTCACTCTTCTAGGCTGATAGTAATTTATTCCAAGCAAAGTTATAGTATTTTCTTTTAATAATTCTTTGTCGCCTTGTTCGCATATAGGAGTAAGGTTATTTTCTTTTACGAATTTTACTAAATCTTCTGGAAACTCTCCTTTAGCAGCAGGGTCTAAAAAACTTCTATTAAACAACAAATCGCATATATGTGAAGCTTTTAAATCTTCTTTATTGTTTTCATCTCTAGGGTAAGAAGGAGTTAAGTTTAATATTATTCCTATATCTCCAGTTTTTCCAGATTCTTTAAACGCTTTTACAGCCTTTGCACTAGCCAAGTTCATATTATAAGCTACTTGAATAGCCCTTTTAAATGATACAACTTCAGGATAATGAAACTTATACAAATATCCTCCCTCAGCAACAACTATAGGYTCATTGAATGTAAACCATTTTTTTACTTTATCTCCATATAGTTCAAACATTTTAGAAGCATATTTAGCATAAAGTTCAACAACTTCTCTATTTTCAAATCCGCCAATCTCTTGAAGTTTTAAAGGCATATCAAAATGATACAAACACATTATAGGCTCTATATCATTTTTTATAAGTTCATCTATAACATTATTATAAA from the Brachyspira sp. SAP_772 genome contains:
- a CDS encoding glycoside hydrolase family 1 protein, with amino-acid sequence YNNVIDELIKNDIEPIMCLYHFDMPLKLQEIGGFENREVVELYAKYASKMFELYGDKVKKWFTFNEPIVVAEGGYLYKFHYPEVVSFKRAIQVAYNMNLASAKAVKAFKESGKTGDIGIILNLTPSYPRDENNKEDLKASHICDLLFNRSFLDPAAKGEFPEDLVKFVKENNLTPICEQGDKELLKENTITLLGINYYQPRRVKARETEFKSDTLMPENFFEPYEMPNRLMNPYRGWEIYYKGIYDIAKNI